In a single window of the Leptospira sanjuanensis genome:
- a CDS encoding lipase chaperone, with protein sequence MKSLQERITFPIVVGLIGVIVIALVWFVFFSGGKGPGGSSAGEDAEFTLQRNESGEWVLNQAVVDTSRRIFDENGNWLSFDDLIQYATTGEVNLVSELWGLRRQCPENVVYEQCNEIIRAFIADHYSGKDAEYLMKLFSGYLRYETTMREFELSDKLSRAEKYELVKKKRREFFSENDAKLIFGMEEAEETYRDSLGGFLKDTESLNGDQRMQKYEEYRKNVYGQYYNTVKTREPKYNTYETEMFLRDKELTKMSSSDRSGKTRSIREKYFGKDGADRMDAVYKEIEEREKKEKQTQNEEADWAQKNSNVKGEAREKALMEIRIKNLGKEEAEEYSRRLKYEEEMKKNQN encoded by the coding sequence ATGAAATCTCTCCAGGAAAGAATTACATTCCCCATAGTCGTCGGTTTAATCGGCGTGATCGTCATCGCATTGGTCTGGTTCGTCTTTTTCAGCGGAGGCAAAGGTCCCGGCGGCTCTTCGGCCGGAGAGGACGCCGAGTTCACGCTGCAGCGCAACGAATCGGGAGAATGGGTTTTAAACCAAGCGGTCGTCGACACTTCGAGAAGGATCTTCGATGAAAACGGAAACTGGCTTTCCTTCGACGATCTCATCCAATATGCGACTACGGGAGAAGTCAATCTTGTCTCGGAACTTTGGGGATTGCGAAGACAATGCCCCGAAAACGTCGTCTACGAACAGTGCAACGAAATCATCCGGGCCTTCATCGCGGATCATTACTCCGGCAAAGACGCGGAATATCTGATGAAACTGTTTTCCGGTTATCTGCGTTACGAAACGACGATGCGCGAATTCGAACTTTCGGACAAACTCAGCCGCGCCGAAAAATACGAACTCGTTAAGAAGAAGAGAAGGGAATTCTTTTCCGAAAACGACGCAAAACTTATCTTCGGTATGGAAGAAGCGGAGGAAACCTACCGGGATTCCCTCGGCGGTTTTCTGAAGGACACCGAATCCCTAAACGGCGATCAACGGATGCAGAAATACGAAGAATATCGAAAAAATGTCTACGGGCAATATTACAATACCGTAAAGACGAGAGAGCCGAAATACAATACATACGAAACCGAAATGTTCTTACGGGACAAAGAACTGACGAAGATGAGTTCGTCCGATCGCAGCGGCAAAACGAGAAGTATTCGCGAAAAATACTTCGGCAAGGACGGAGCCGATCGTATGGACGCGGTTTATAAGGAAATCGAAGAACGGGAAAAGAAGGAAAAACAAACCCAAAACGAAGAAGCCGACTGGGCTCAAAAAAATTCGAACGTAAAGGGAGAAGCGAGAGAAAAGGCTCTGATGGAAATTCGGATTAAAAATTTAGGCAAAGAAGAAGCGGAAGAATATTCAAGAAGACTGAAATACGAAGAGGAGATGAAGAAAAACCAAAATTGA
- a CDS encoding NAD(P)-dependent oxidoreductase yields MQQKRPILYYPQGTTGAEKIFSGFTKLEVRSYPIERIGELVSENPEVLIANTRLKVNAENVRKFPSVRIFATVSSGTDHVDFNSLKESGKIFLNAPGCNAGSVAEYCYAGLTGRFSESELKTKTVGMIGHGNTGKEFHKILISKGIDSVFYDPFYKAESAPLEEVLRSSVLSYHVPLTKDGFEPTFRFVSEALIDSLRPGTVFINTSRGEILSPKAFERLIARNDIFKILDVFDPEPPAEETGRILAETTQSVFTPHIAGYSQLGRISGTYRVAEKLSILYQDRPLPPLESFLQTSGEFKTSTFLKEEDALLRDSWRNGDRGYFERRRNSYPIRLDWGLV; encoded by the coding sequence GTGCAACAGAAAAGACCGATTCTTTATTACCCTCAAGGAACCACGGGAGCCGAGAAAATTTTTTCCGGATTTACGAAATTGGAAGTGCGATCGTATCCGATCGAACGGATCGGAGAATTGGTTTCGGAAAATCCGGAAGTTTTGATCGCGAATACACGGTTGAAAGTGAATGCGGAAAACGTCCGCAAGTTTCCTTCGGTGAGAATTTTCGCGACCGTAAGTTCGGGCACCGATCACGTGGACTTCAATTCTCTGAAAGAATCCGGTAAGATCTTTCTCAACGCCCCCGGATGCAACGCGGGTTCCGTCGCCGAATACTGTTATGCGGGATTGACGGGTCGGTTTTCCGAATCCGAACTGAAAACCAAAACGGTCGGAATGATCGGTCACGGAAATACGGGAAAAGAATTTCATAAAATTCTAATATCGAAAGGGATCGACTCCGTTTTTTACGATCCGTTTTACAAGGCCGAGTCCGCGCCTCTCGAAGAAGTTCTGCGGAGTTCCGTGTTGAGTTATCACGTTCCCTTGACCAAGGACGGGTTCGAACCCACGTTTCGGTTCGTTTCCGAAGCCCTGATCGATTCCCTGCGACCGGGAACCGTCTTTATCAACACGAGTCGGGGAGAAATTCTTTCTCCGAAGGCGTTCGAACGACTGATTGCAAGAAATGATATATTCAAAATATTAGATGTGTTTGATCCGGAACCTCCCGCCGAAGAAACCGGCAGGATTCTTGCGGAAACTACCCAATCCGTTTTTACTCCGCATATCGCCGGTTACAGTCAGTTGGGGAGAATCAGCGGAACGTATCGTGTCGCCGAAAAATTATCGATTTTGTATCAAGATCGCCCTTTGCCTCCCTTGGAATCCTTTTTACAGACTTCCGGAGAATTTAAAACTTCGACCTTTTTAAAGGAAGAAGACGCCCTCTTGCGCGATTCTTGGCGCAACGGCGACCGGGGATATTTCGAAAGAAGAAGAAATTCCTATCCGATCCGTTTGGATTGGGGTTTGGTTTGA
- a CDS encoding helix-turn-helix domain-containing protein, producing MKQFLIWNDFATYRGDGFSTLRHSHFYIQISLPDSGRVQLRNRDGEWKTYNAVFIPSGVSHEMRKVEGNLTLLFLDPLTTGYHLFYERSLAANHSAFEVGDIFTDQRKDRIASIVQTSDADARSQLLEILNKDFPMRTKGELDERIQKSISNAELEDFSLARLAFDARLSVERFRHLFRQETGVPFSAYRLWLKTKKAVDHMGSRPHLLDAAHEGGFADQSHFTRIFRRSFGVSPSDFTKKEEPFRAIFFSK from the coding sequence ATGAAGCAATTTTTGATTTGGAACGATTTCGCTACTTATCGCGGAGATGGATTTTCAACCCTGCGTCACAGCCATTTTTACATTCAGATAAGTTTACCCGATTCCGGTCGCGTTCAATTGCGCAATCGCGACGGGGAATGGAAGACATACAACGCGGTTTTTATTCCGTCGGGTGTGAGCCACGAAATGCGGAAAGTGGAAGGCAATTTGACGTTGTTGTTTTTAGATCCTTTGACCACGGGCTATCATCTTTTTTACGAAAGAAGTCTGGCCGCCAATCACTCCGCATTCGAAGTCGGAGATATATTTACGGATCAAAGAAAGGATCGGATCGCGTCCATCGTTCAAACGTCCGATGCGGACGCACGCTCTCAACTTCTTGAAATTCTAAACAAGGATTTTCCGATGAGAACGAAAGGAGAATTGGACGAGCGCATTCAAAAAAGTATTTCCAATGCGGAACTGGAGGATTTCTCTCTTGCCCGTTTGGCGTTTGACGCTCGATTGTCCGTCGAACGGTTTCGTCATCTTTTCAGACAGGAAACCGGCGTTCCGTTTTCCGCGTATCGTCTATGGTTAAAAACGAAAAAGGCAGTCGATCATATGGGAAGTCGTCCTCACTTGCTCGACGCGGCGCATGAAGGAGGATTCGCGGATCAATCCCATTTTACGCGCATCTTTCGCCGTTCTTTCGGAGTGAGTCCCTCGGACTTTACGAAAAAAGAAGAACCGTTTCGCGCGATCTTCTTTTCAAAATAG
- a CDS encoding AMP-dependent synthetase/ligase: protein MSSKITARNLAELYFDTAQKYADQPAFGTRNKNKEFVTITFREVYETGVALATGLIVDLGLKAREHVAILSENRQEWILANYGILLSGAADVPRGADVTDGDIRYIVSHSDAKIVFVENESLLRKVRNNLSHLPNVTHIVLMEGAADFTDKKIIRMADVVASGKKLRASGDRKVEERVAAILPDDLFTIIYTSGTTGEPKGVMLTHANMISQLRNIPIDIGPKDRFLSILPVWHSFERVFQMGTIATGAGQYYTNIRNIKEDLTIVKPTFMASAPRLWENIYHGIQSKIQSGSAIKRILFKSAYVSALKVQRSLHFFKGNRLDLKGRNIQQSLWMGLRSILSLVVFTIPYLLLDTIVLKKIRQATGGKLRGTVSGGGSLPLHIDEFFNAIGIPLFEGYGLTETSPGLAFRTPGHLVIGSVGPLFPEVEILLKDVESGKILYPPQKGVKGEIHVRGPQIMKGYYKRPDVTAKVLTKDGWFNTGDLGMITYNNTLKIVGRTKETVVLLNGENIEPVPIENKLAQSPLIDQIMVVGQDQKFLGALVLPVLDRFQEYGRTYEELATNPIVREKILREVKDTMNFENGFKSFEKVGDIRLLPKAFEVGDELSAKMSVKRHVISEKYRDLIDSMYL, encoded by the coding sequence ATGAGTTCAAAAATCACCGCGAGAAACTTGGCTGAGTTGTATTTCGATACGGCTCAAAAATATGCGGATCAACCTGCATTCGGAACAAGAAATAAAAACAAAGAATTCGTTACGATTACGTTTCGAGAAGTTTATGAGACGGGTGTCGCGCTTGCAACGGGGTTGATCGTCGACTTGGGACTGAAAGCCCGCGAACACGTGGCTATCTTATCGGAAAATAGACAAGAATGGATTCTTGCAAATTACGGAATCCTGTTGAGCGGCGCAGCCGACGTTCCGCGCGGCGCGGACGTGACGGACGGTGATATTCGCTATATCGTCTCTCATTCAGACGCGAAGATCGTATTCGTGGAAAACGAATCCCTGTTGCGGAAGGTGAGGAATAATTTAAGCCATCTGCCGAACGTAACTCATATCGTCCTAATGGAAGGAGCGGCGGATTTTACCGATAAAAAAATAATCCGAATGGCGGACGTCGTCGCGAGCGGAAAAAAATTACGAGCCTCCGGAGATCGCAAAGTGGAAGAACGAGTCGCCGCGATTCTACCGGACGATCTTTTTACCATCATCTATACTTCCGGTACGACGGGAGAACCGAAAGGCGTCATGTTGACACACGCCAATATGATCTCGCAATTGCGCAACATTCCGATCGACATCGGCCCTAAAGATCGATTCCTTTCGATTCTGCCCGTCTGGCACAGCTTCGAACGGGTGTTTCAAATGGGAACGATCGCTACGGGAGCCGGGCAATATTACACCAATATTCGAAATATTAAGGAAGATTTAACGATCGTAAAACCTACGTTTATGGCGTCGGCGCCCCGATTGTGGGAAAATATCTATCACGGGATTCAATCGAAAATCCAATCCGGATCGGCAATCAAAAGAATCCTATTCAAAAGCGCTTATGTTTCCGCTCTAAAGGTTCAACGGTCTTTGCATTTTTTTAAAGGGAATCGTCTCGATTTAAAAGGACGGAATATTCAACAATCCTTATGGATGGGCCTTCGGTCGATTCTGTCCCTCGTCGTATTCACGATTCCTTATCTACTTCTGGACACGATCGTTCTAAAAAAAATTCGACAGGCAACGGGAGGGAAATTGCGCGGTACGGTTTCCGGCGGAGGATCGCTGCCTCTTCATATCGATGAATTTTTTAATGCGATCGGAATCCCTCTGTTCGAAGGATACGGTTTGACCGAAACTTCTCCCGGTCTTGCCTTTCGTACTCCCGGTCATTTGGTGATCGGAAGCGTGGGACCGCTTTTTCCGGAAGTGGAAATTCTTTTAAAAGACGTGGAAAGCGGAAAAATATTATACCCGCCTCAAAAAGGCGTGAAGGGTGAGATTCACGTACGCGGTCCCCAGATTATGAAAGGTTACTATAAACGTCCGGATGTTACCGCCAAAGTCCTCACCAAGGACGGTTGGTTTAACACCGGCGATCTCGGGATGATAACGTATAACAACACGCTCAAGATCGTGGGCAGAACAAAAGAGACCGTCGTTTTACTCAATGGAGAGAATATCGAACCGGTTCCGATCGAAAACAAACTCGCACAATCTCCGTTGATCGATCAGATCATGGTCGTCGGACAGGATCAAAAATTTTTAGGAGCTTTAGTGTTGCCGGTCCTCGATAGATTTCAAGAATACGGAAGGACGTATGAAGAACTCGCAACCAATCCGATCGTGCGTGAAAAAATCCTGCGCGAAGTAAAAGACACGATGAATTTTGAAAACGGATTTAAGAGTTTTGAAAAGGTGGGAGACATTCGTCTGCTACCGAAGGCGTTTGAAGTTGGCGATGAACTCTCGGCAAAAATGTCAGTCAAACGTCACGTAATCTCGGAAAAATACAGAGACCTTATCGATTCTATGTATCTATAA
- a CDS encoding Fpg/Nei family DNA glycosylase, with translation MPELPDLVVIRERLIPELIGKTAQSVEIVDPVVVRNLTGGSVEETFSGVSFQSIERNGPFLNFVFEKWNMIIHPMLSGRFSLESKYKKKDLCVRIVTNGPILNYADDTRMGKVYFLKPEDISQIPKYENQGVNLLSDEFTEAVFFKLTEKARQQTRVFLMDQTKLSALGNAYADEVLFAAKIHPKTPVHKLSPEEKSLLYKSIKVVLTSSIEYIRNKHAPLEVKVRDHVKVRNRKNEPCPVCGTTIRRANVLGYDSFFCPNCQPAKGEQFINWGTGDS, from the coding sequence ATGCCTGAACTACCGGACTTAGTCGTCATTCGGGAACGATTGATCCCCGAGCTTATCGGTAAGACCGCCCAATCCGTAGAGATCGTCGATCCGGTGGTCGTACGAAATCTCACCGGCGGTTCCGTGGAAGAAACCTTTTCCGGAGTTTCGTTCCAATCCATCGAACGAAACGGTCCGTTTTTGAATTTCGTATTCGAAAAATGGAATATGATTATTCACCCGATGTTGTCCGGTAGGTTTTCGCTCGAATCGAAATACAAAAAAAAGGATCTGTGTGTTCGGATCGTTACGAACGGTCCGATTCTGAATTACGCGGACGACACAAGAATGGGAAAGGTTTATTTTTTAAAACCGGAAGACATCTCTCAAATTCCCAAATACGAAAATCAGGGAGTAAATCTCCTTTCGGATGAATTCACCGAAGCGGTTTTTTTCAAGCTTACGGAAAAAGCTCGCCAGCAGACCCGAGTGTTTCTGATGGATCAAACCAAGCTGAGTGCATTAGGAAACGCTTATGCGGACGAGGTTCTGTTTGCGGCAAAGATCCATCCTAAGACTCCCGTTCACAAACTTTCTCCCGAAGAGAAATCGCTTTTATACAAAAGCATCAAAGTAGTTCTCACGAGTTCGATCGAATACATCCGCAACAAACACGCCCCCCTCGAAGTCAAGGTGCGCGATCACGTGAAAGTGCGAAACCGAAAGAACGAACCTTGTCCCGTCTGCGGAACGACGATCCGAAGAGCGAACGTCTTAGGTTATGATTCCTTCTTTTGTCCAAACTGCCAACCCGCCAAGGGAGAGCAGTTCATCAATTGGGGAACGGGAGATTCGTAG
- a CDS encoding SPL family radical SAM protein yields the protein MPRSIRIKTILNKTKRRDPWFLDEYTINPYSGCSFRCLYCYVGGSKYGLNTEDKLSVKENAVEVLDRQLWNRAKKNQYGIIVLSSATDPYLPSEKEIGLTRELLQIILKYRFPVHILTKSDLVLRDLDLLFEIEKAAILPLDLRDRLSSKSFLTFSFSTLDDGVARIFEPGATPPSLRLSALKETLRQGFYSGVSLMPLLPHISDTGENLEFLFQTFRDAGIRYLFPATLTLFGGPDSSDSKALVFQALERHYPHLIEKYSRFFANGSEMPAKYRNALRIKTKELSDRFGLQRGILPFDS from the coding sequence ATGCCTCGAAGTATTCGGATTAAAACGATCCTGAACAAAACCAAGAGAAGAGATCCTTGGTTTTTGGACGAATACACGATCAATCCGTACAGCGGATGTTCCTTTCGTTGTTTGTATTGTTACGTCGGCGGAAGCAAATACGGTTTGAACACCGAGGATAAACTTTCCGTTAAGGAGAATGCGGTCGAAGTTTTGGATCGACAGCTTTGGAACCGTGCCAAGAAGAATCAATACGGGATCATCGTATTGTCCTCGGCGACCGATCCGTATCTGCCATCCGAAAAAGAAATAGGACTCACCCGTGAACTACTTCAGATTATTTTAAAGTATCGATTCCCGGTTCATATTCTCACGAAATCGGACTTGGTTCTCCGGGATTTGGATCTGCTCTTTGAAATCGAAAAAGCCGCGATTCTTCCTCTTGATTTGCGAGATCGGCTTTCCTCGAAATCGTTTCTTACGTTTTCGTTTTCCACGTTGGACGACGGGGTTGCGAGAATTTTCGAACCGGGCGCGACACCGCCGAGCCTGCGTCTTTCCGCATTGAAAGAAACTCTCCGACAAGGATTTTACAGCGGAGTTAGTTTGATGCCTTTGCTTCCGCATATCAGCGATACGGGTGAAAACTTGGAATTTCTTTTTCAAACATTTCGAGACGCGGGCATTCGTTATCTCTTCCCGGCAACCTTAACCTTGTTCGGAGGACCGGATTCTTCCGATAGCAAGGCTTTGGTTTTTCAGGCCCTCGAACGGCATTATCCTCATCTCATCGAAAAATATTCGAGATTCTTTGCGAACGGCAGCGAAATGCCGGCTAAGTATCGAAACGCACTTCGCATTAAAACGAAGGAACTCAGCGACCGATTCGGTTTACAAAGAGGAATTCTCCCTTTTGATTCTTGA
- a CDS encoding DNA alkylation repair protein, which translates to MDSITSKKEIKARLDRSFESSKGKTNAIGEEILSELLTKKIKFPLLEFAAKELHGRIADEEQIAFLDRIIARKTMGGNVIAGMMLQLRSEKYFQTSWKKAVEYMILGDEWYVCDIVGERVMGHSLLKNPEDSLPMLKKFLNHENAWVVRSVGVASHYAVKKGLGKKYVEDTFQLLLTKADTKDFHTKKGIGWAIKTIAKFHPDIVRKFESRLKTDETISSFVKTKIQIGLSRSSKYASKYSD; encoded by the coding sequence ATGGATTCCATTACTTCCAAAAAAGAAATCAAAGCCCGACTCGACCGCAGTTTCGAATCTTCAAAAGGAAAAACGAATGCGATCGGCGAAGAAATTCTATCCGAACTTTTAACCAAAAAGATCAAATTTCCTTTGCTGGAATTCGCCGCAAAAGAACTTCACGGAAGAATCGCAGACGAAGAGCAGATCGCCTTTCTCGATCGGATCATCGCTCGAAAAACGATGGGAGGAAACGTGATCGCAGGCATGATGCTTCAGCTTCGTTCGGAAAAATACTTCCAAACTTCCTGGAAGAAGGCCGTGGAATACATGATCCTCGGAGACGAATGGTATGTCTGCGATATCGTAGGGGAAAGAGTCATGGGACATTCTCTCTTGAAAAACCCGGAAGACTCCTTACCGATGTTGAAAAAATTTCTGAATCACGAAAACGCATGGGTCGTTCGTTCCGTCGGAGTCGCTTCTCATTACGCGGTGAAAAAAGGTCTCGGAAAAAAATACGTCGAAGATACGTTTCAACTTCTCCTAACAAAAGCGGATACGAAAGATTTCCATACCAAGAAAGGAATCGGATGGGCGATCAAAACGATCGCAAAATTTCATCCGGACATCGTTCGTAAATTCGAATCAAGACTGAAAACGGACGAAACGATATCTTCTTTCGTTAAGACGAAAATCCAAATCGGTTTGAGCCGATCCTCCAAATATGCCTCGAAGTATTCGGATTAA
- a CDS encoding acyl-CoA thioesterase, producing MLSVLEKKELEFSPSGLYRIRFQDCDPFGHLNNARYMDYFMEARDDHLRDFYDFDLFEHASREGKSWVVTRAQTAYLEPAKQNDLVRIVTRLTAKSDGTIRNEDLMYDTAGKKLKAMAWIDFAFIDLKRGRPVRHGEELSLFFDSVLYRDSGLENGNFDERVREMRRTMAPGVEAIPA from the coding sequence ATGCTTTCCGTGCTGGAAAAAAAGGAGCTGGAATTTTCTCCCTCCGGTCTTTATCGGATTCGCTTTCAGGATTGTGATCCCTTCGGTCATTTGAACAACGCGCGTTATATGGATTATTTTATGGAGGCGAGGGACGATCATCTCAGGGATTTTTACGATTTCGATCTGTTCGAACACGCTTCGAGAGAAGGAAAGTCTTGGGTCGTGACCCGCGCGCAGACTGCTTATCTGGAACCGGCTAAACAAAACGATCTGGTAAGAATCGTAACTCGTTTGACCGCAAAGAGCGACGGGACCATTCGCAACGAAGATCTAATGTATGACACCGCCGGGAAAAAACTCAAGGCGATGGCTTGGATCGACTTCGCGTTCATCGATTTGAAACGGGGAAGACCGGTTCGTCACGGAGAAGAACTGTCCTTGTTTTTCGATTCGGTTCTTTATCGGGATTCCGGGCTTGAAAACGGAAATTTTGACGAGCGCGTTCGGGAGATGAGACGTACAATGGCTCCCGGGGTGGAAGCGATCCCCGCTTAA
- a CDS encoding MarR family winged helix-turn-helix transcriptional regulator translates to MVRKSEQRVAKKNSEGESSNPTREELLTVGLGCLNFNLKRASRAIAQYFDHVLDQVGLTSPRFNILMTLGTTDGMELAPMAELLVMDRTTLLRNLEPLENLGYVEDIPSDNKRARKVALTAAGWDALRLAYPIWKEAHDQVVSNLGIPEWKTLIKGLRTVAKKRIFKNQKV, encoded by the coding sequence ATGGTCAGAAAATCGGAACAAAGGGTTGCTAAAAAGAATTCCGAAGGGGAATCTTCCAATCCCACAAGGGAAGAATTGCTGACCGTAGGTTTGGGATGTTTGAACTTCAACTTGAAACGGGCATCCCGAGCCATCGCGCAATACTTCGATCACGTTTTGGATCAAGTCGGCCTGACTTCTCCGCGTTTTAATATTCTCATGACGTTAGGCACCACGGACGGAATGGAACTCGCTCCGATGGCCGAACTCCTCGTGATGGATCGAACGACTTTGCTCCGTAATCTCGAACCTCTGGAAAATTTGGGGTATGTGGAGGATATTCCTTCGGACAACAAACGCGCGCGTAAAGTCGCGTTGACCGCCGCGGGTTGGGATGCTCTTCGGCTTGCATACCCGATTTGGAAGGAGGCGCACGATCAAGTCGTATCCAATCTGGGGATTCCGGAATGGAAAACACTTATCAAGGGTCTCAGAACGGTTGCAAAAAAAAGAATATTCAAAAATCAGAAAGTTTGA